The following are encoded in a window of Manduca sexta isolate Smith_Timp_Sample1 chromosome 16, JHU_Msex_v1.0, whole genome shotgun sequence genomic DNA:
- the LOC119189523 gene encoding activating signal cointegrator 1-like, whose amino-acid sequence MKSTVNFDVTCGRYKSNPRTAIFNTLYIFFCITDKQFKFPSFYPTGCLLGCVNVDDCLSQEEYEKRYPDGESDSPYVFICSNPVSLRLRFPIKGQHKIYQLDKTIHQAAMKCIQKTAKIQAEEANAG is encoded by the exons ATGAAATCCACGGTTAACTTCGACGTTACATGCGGAcggtacaagagtaatccgcggacg gctatattTAACacgctttatatatttttttgtattacagaCAAGCAGTTCAAGTTTCCCTCATTCTACCCCACGGGATGTCTGCTGGGTTGCGTCAACGTGGACGATTGTCTATCGCAGGAGGAATACGAAAAGCG GTATCCAGATGGTGAGAGCGACAGCCCCTACGTGTTCATCTGTTCAAACCCGGTCAGTTTGAGACTGCGGTTTCCTATCAAAGGACAGCATAAAATTT ATCAACTGGACAAGACAATTCATCAGGCGGCCATGAAGTGCATTCAGAAAACCGCCAAGATACAAGCGGAGGAAGCTAATGCGGGATAA
- the LOC115446529 gene encoding proteoglycan 4 produces the protein MCVARLWMAAVALQTLLLAVSGGHHRRSMATQAAMSKSGWRPVVGSSGLLYSFGGAPAYKIPVPVLDAYQSSARPIATRDATKLTSIAQSYRPTTLRTVPSAPPANQPINSYHNPFAYNNHQLSYKYVQNIPLDSSLIRNPHNPFAARPAYSKYPNKFKQQAQNNVLQQLTSIQPIHFGQYQTTKPLDIFGKPIETYVRPNEVRKPVHQPTMEIFKPEVFKLPDTDTSAQSVSQQVKTAQQQSFVGAQSQVFNPYPQYTFQDAALPSILGSFGSFGVQSVKGRDPVYSGTKTTFAPPQQTKQTIFNSFSYNPNYKATTAQVVSTTPRYQTTANQAFFGSTFTDYKVTPAPHTKFSTAPKIDPNAGAKENFKPSPQDPFTKHYQNDFNKLTVTTYNPIQTTTLANSYFDYSFPAQQNIQLQTYYDDQNVNYNYEKKKQKIHDNVASSVNQQNKQYTTAPKKTQSDDTLSAPYRPTYEVVETTEPDVASRPSTVAWPLTSQSYNYANQQATEQSLKKQEYETAFSKPTTTPLPELPEEYAIVTEAEKGYGNSLSYDSEIESQSRRPLGDDFEPIGKHKLKDYYYKVSTPAYNDFNARRTKKPSESSRLTAAVETSTHSIKDLNDIPIETLPTLPPNLHFKRPGGTSDPVDKDKIRKRNKIRRRRPINGNVNRNNDKIVTETSTHSSTVQTTESTQTTENQEIHTIRPRVRPTKPYQSNPTTPSVTTDLTTSALPTVFPTSPTIVKKKLIHRRLPTTTERVETTTNYFKDDTNKDSPIMKISNRPYLSKPAATAYEFRTSDTPDYTHKQDEKDTPTSDVDVSLTDTYKTSVENAQEFSFHKDVKPIEAKLEPVTSQRYRETTTEPTSDTFTNTEITTTPRIETSSNVVKGNRTRLRNKYNRPRFSVKDYRNRIGSTTSTDNPPENTPKVRFPQRRVPFSENGDSETTTERKRFTPKDPRHKVNDTDNNEEKEKEIHSIRNRQRQTIDNGDGSTQKISSRIRNGPRRPRPTEETTELPTTVHSKRPLRKKIKDSEVGESVQDISVTETTVYDVKNDITSERSKSESAIMKIADKKHHDHIEHLFEHSKRVSDLTLAASKDYNKPGMFKTVASSSRRIPNYFTIATDDPILPIEAFFPQLNQKKDV, from the exons TGGCACGGCTATGGATGGCCGCAGTTGCTCTGCAGACCTTGCTCCTGGCAGTCAGTGGAGGGCACCATCGGAGATCTATGGCTACTCAGGCG GCTATGTCAAAAAGTGGATGGAGGCCTGTAGTTGGCTCCAGCGGCCTACTCTACTCATTCGGAGGTGCTCCGGCTTACAAAATCCCCGTCCCTGTCCTAGATGCTTATCAGTCTTCTGCACGACCCATAGCTACTCGAGATGCCACTAAATTGACCTCCATAGCCCAATCTTACCGTCCCACCACACTCCGGACGGTACCATCAGCTCCGCCTGCTAACCAACCCATAAATTCTTACCACAACCCATTTGCCTACAACAATCATCAGCTATCTTATAAGTACGTGCAGAATATACCTTTGGATAGCTCTCTGATAAGGAACCCTCACAATCCATTCGCTGCTCGTCCAGCTTACTCCAAATATCCTAATAAGTTTAAACAGCAAGCccaaaataatgttttgcaGCAGTTGACTAGCATACAACCCATACATTTTGGACAATACCAAACTACCAAGCCTCTGGATATATTTGGGAAGCCAATAGAAACTTACGTTAGGCCGAATGAAGTGAGGAAGCCTGTTCATCAGCCCACAATGGAGATATTCAAGCCTGAAGTGTTCAAGTTGCCGGACACTGATACATCAGCGCAGTCAGTCAGTCAACAAGTGAAGACCGCTCAACAGCAGAGCTTCGTTGGCGCTCAAAGCCAAGTGTTTAATCCTTACCCGCAATATACATTCCAAGACGCTGCTTTACCAAGCATTTTAG GTTCATTTGGCTCATTTGGAGTTCAGTCAGTCAAGGGACGTGATCCAGTGTACTCTGGCACGAAGACCACCTTCGCCCCTCCGCAACAGACGAAACAAACTATATTCAACTCGTTCAGCTATAACCCCAATTACAAAGCAACGACCGCTCAAGTTGTCTCTACCACCCCGAGATATCAGACAACGGCAAATCAAGCCTTCTTTGGATCAACGTTTACAGATTACAAAGTAACACCTGCACCCCACACAAAGTTCTCCACGGCCCCCAAAATAGACCCTAATGCTGGAGCAAAAGAAAATTTCAAACCAAGCCCGCAAGATCCGTTCACGAAACACTACCaaaacgattttaataaactaacAGTCACCACTTACAACCCGATCCAAACGACAACATTAGCTAATAGCTATTTCGATTACAGCTTCCCAGCTCAACAAAATATTCAGCTACAAACTTATTATGATGATCAGAACGTTAATTATAACTATGAGAAGAAGAAACAAAAGATCCACGATAATGTTGCGTCTAGTGTAaatcaacaaaacaaacaatacactACAGCTCCGAAGAAAACTCAATCCGATGATACTCTTTCAGCTCCCTACAGACCGACTTATGAAGTCGTAGAAACAACAGAGCCAGACGTCGCCTCTCGTCCGTCAACTGTTGCTTGGCCTTTAACATCACAATCGTATAACTATGCTAACCAACAAGCCACAGAGCAAAGTCTTAAGAAACAAGAATATGAGACGGCATTTAGCAAACCAACCACCACACCCTTGCCTGAACTTCCAGAAGAATACGCCATAGTAACCGAGGCTGAAAAAGGCTATGGAAACTCTTTGAGTTACGACAGCGAAATCGAATCTCAAAGTAGGCGGCCTCTTGGCGACGACTTCGAACCGATCGGAAAACATAAGCTCAAAGACTACTATTATAAAGTATCTACACCTGCTTATAATGACTTCAACGCGAGAAGAACGAAGAAGCCCAGTGAGTCTAGTAGGTTAACAGCAGCAGTAGAAACGTCGACACACTCCATCAAAGACCTAAATGATATACCAATTGAAACCTTACCGACACTTCCCCCTAATCTACATTTCAAACGACCAGGTGGAACATCGGACCCCGTCGATAAGGACAAAATCcgcaaaagaaacaaaataaggAGACGTCGCCCAATTAACGGAAATGTAAACcgtaataatgataaaatcgTCACAGAAACTAGTACTCATTCCAGTACTGTGCAAACTACAGAATCTACTCAAACTACAGAAAACCAGGAGATCCATACAATCAGACCAAGAGTCAGGCCAACTAAGCCTTACCAGTCTAACCCTACTACTCCAAGCGTAACTACAGATTTGACAACTAGCGCTTTGCCAACAGTTTTTCCGACTTCACCCACTATAGTCAAAAAGAAACTCATCCACCGTCGTCTACCAACTACAACCGAAAGGGTAGAAACTACAACAAATTACTTCAAAGACGATACAAATAAAGATTCACCAATCATGAAAATATCAAACCGTCCGTACTTATCTAAACCAGCTGCAACGGCCTATGAATTTAGGACAAGCGATACGCCAGATTACACCCATAAGCAAGATGAAAAAGACACTCCTACCAGCGACGTCGATGTAAGCCTTACTGACACCTACAAAACATCTGTTGAAAATGCTCAAGAATTCTCATTCCACAAAGATGTAAAACCTATTGAAGCTAAATTAGAGCCCGTGACCAGTCAGCGATATAGAGAAACAACTACAGAGCCAACAAGTGACACTTTTACGAACACTGAAATAACTACAACTCCACGAATTGAAACTAGTTCAAATGTAGTGAAAGGAAATAGAACACGTCTAAGGAACAAATATAACAGACCAAGATTTAGTGTGAAAGACTACAGAAACAGAATAGGTTCAACTACAAGTACTGACAACCCTCCAGAAAATACACCCAAAGTAAGATTCCCTCAGCGGAGAGTTCCTTTTAGTGAAAACGGCGACAGTGAGACTACTACTGAAAGGAAAAGATTTACACCTAAGGATCCTAGACACAAGGTTAACGACACAGACAATAACGAAGAAAAGGAAAAAGAGATACATTCCATTAGAAACAGACAGAGACAGACAATTGATAACGGAGACGGCAGCACTCAGAAAATATCATCTCGAATACGTAATGGACCACGAAGACCAAGGCCAACTGAAGAAACGACTGAACTGCCAACTACAGTACACAGCAAGAGGCCCCTCCGCAAAAAAATCAAAGACTCTGAAGTAGGAGAATCGGTACAAGACATATCTGTGACAGAAACAACTGTATATGACGTCAAAAATGATATAACATCAGAGAGAAGTAAATCAGAGAGTGCTATAATGAAAATAGCTGATAAAAAGCATCATGACCATATTGAGCATTTGTTTGAGCATTCAAAACGAGTGTCAGATCTTACATTAGCTGCGagtaaagattataataaacCAGGGATGTTTAAAACGGTAGCATCTAGTAGCAGAAGGATACCAAATTACTTCACGATAGCAACAGACGACCCTATATTACCGATAGAAGCCTTCTTCCCTCAACTCAATCAGAAGAAAgatgtataa